The genomic segment GGATCCGGAAACGGGATCCGTTTTGTGGAACGCTATATGGAAAACTATAACCGCATATATGGGAAGGGATTTGCAATTCAAATATCGGACATCCTTGACTTTCAAGGTCATATATCTGGTACCCGGGTACATCTGATCCTTCCGCTGCAACTCAAAACCAATGAGGTATGAAAAAGGAAATTGGCATATTAATCGTGGACGATGAGGATCAGGCAAGAAATTTGCTGAGTGCCATGATCGGTGAGATGAAGGGCTTCAGGGTGGCCGGCTCGGCTTCAGGTGTCGATGGGGCTATAAAGATCCTGGCGGTGCAGGCCATTGACGTTATCCTGCTGGATATCCAAATGCCCGGTAAGAACGGATTTATGCTGGTAGAGTTTCTCAGGGAGGCAAGGATTACCCCTGCCATTGTATTTGTTACTGCTTTCGAAAACTATGCCCTGAAGGCCATTAAATCCATGGCTTTCGACTACCTGCTGAAACCGGTTCGTAAAGAAGAGTTATCTGAAACTCTGCTCCGTTTTCAGGATGAGAAAGTAAACTGGGAACTTACGGATTATATAGAGAGTCTATACAAAACACTGGAAACAAAAAGGAAACTGGTATTCTCCGATCACAAAGGCATTTTTATGCTGTCCCCTGGAAAAATAGTCTATTTCGAAGCCGAAGGAAATTACACCTATGCCATGGTAGATTCGGGAGAAAGTTTTTGCATATCCAAAAATATCGGGGCCATTGAAGAAAGTCTTCCCCGCAACTTCATCCGCATCAGCCGCAAACATATTATCAACTTACAATTCCTGACCCGGGTCAATAACAAGAATCATCTTTGCATTTTGGAGGGAGACGATCCGGTGAAACTAACATTTTCCAGGAGCCGCCGCACCGCTCTGGAAGCCCGGCTGCTGGACGTTTAGCCTGAGGATCGGAGCAGTTTAATCGAACCTGATCCGGATCGGAGCTGATCTGGGTTCCTAGCGCTTTAACACGAGCAGTCTCTCCGTCTGCCAATAACTTCCGGTATGCAGGTGCAGCAGGTAGATGCCGGGTTCCAGGTGATCCAGGCGCAGCTCCAGCGGGGATCCGGACCAGGGCAGGGTGTTCCGGTTCAGAATTCGGCCATCCGGAGAGTAAAACATCAGTTCCAGCGGTCCGGGGGGAAGCTGGTCCGCAGCTATCCATATGGCCTGCGTGGCCGGATTGGGATAGATCCGGAACCGCGGCGCCTCTTTCTCAGGGATGGATGTTTCATAGGCATTCAGCTGAATATCCAGGAGGCTTGCCTGGTAGTCGTTTACCGTCACCGCCTGGAGGGTGTCGTTGAAGTAACCCGGAGAGGAGACAAGCAGGTCGTAAACCCCTTCCTTAATCAGCCTGTAGAAATCACCGTGAGTTTCGGAGCTGTACACCACCGAGCTGGTGGTGTCGTGGTCCTCCACCGAGATTCGTGCCTTCAGCGGGGCGCCGCTCTCCCGGTCGCTCACCTTCCCCCGGATCCCGTAGAGGCACTGCGAAATATAGTTGATCAGGGAGCGCCGGTTAATGTCCCAGTGATGTTCCAGTTCTGCCGAGGGCAGAAGAAATTCGTCCGACAGTTCCAGGGTCACCTCCCTGCCTCCCAGGTAGTAATTCACATAGTCCTGACGGGTCCCCAAGGCCACGTACCAGTCCCAGCCGTTGGTGATTCCGTCGTCGGGCCATCCCCACATATAGTCGGGATCCACCGCCATGGCCTCATCAGCATATTCCCTGGAGATAAAACGGTACCAGTTATCATCCACATGCCGTACCGGAGTGTGGTCCCAGGGATAGTTCACCACTTCGGCTCCGTTGTGCAGGTTGGCCGACAGGGTGAAACGGTGCTCCCTCAGGAATTCCATCATATACCTGTTCTCCAGGGCCCGGCCTGTGGTATCATCGGCTTCGCCACTCCCCGGGTTCGGGAAGTCCCGGTTCAGATCGGTTCCGTCCCTGGCGTTGCGCACCGAATTCCGCAGTGAAAGGTTGTTATCCTTGGAAAAGCTGCCATCGGGATTGGCCAGGGGATTGATCCATATCTGCAGTCCATCCACCAGGGTACTTATCTCGCTGTCCGTGCCATAGCCACTGAGCAGAGTGCCGGCAAGGCGCAGCAGCAAAACGAATCCTGCCACTTCGTTGCCGTGCATGGTGGAGCTGTACAGAAAGTTGGCCTCGGCTTCATCCTCTCCCACCCGGTCGCTGATCTTCAGGGCCAGCAGCAGCCTTCCCTCCTGGGAGCGGCCAAAGGTGTCGAGCCTGCAGATTTCCGGGTAGGAGGAGGCAAAGCCCTGCATCATCTCCAGGTACTGGTCGTAGGTGGGATATTTCAGGAAGGTGCGTGCTTCGGTCAGGTCGAGGGCCATATCACTGTCGTCGAAACGGACCGACTTGGTCCATTGTGCATGCCCGGGAGCAACTGCCAGGAGGACCGGGAGGACAAACAGGAGCAGCTTCAGGGAAGCGTTGCGGACCATCCGGCGCCCCATCATACTCCGGCGCCCCATCATACTCCGGCGTCCCATCATACATTAAATCTGATGTGAAGAATATCGGCCTCCTCCACCACGTAGTTTTTTCCTTCCACCGATAATTTGCCCTTATCCTTGCAGGCCTGCTCCGAGCCCAGGGTAATAAAATCTTCATACTTCATCACCTCGGCACGGATAAACCCGCGCTGCAGGTCCGAGTGTATGGCCCCGGCCGCTTCGGGGGCCAGGGCACCCTTCCGGATGGTCCAGGCCCGGATCTCTTTGGGGCCCACGGTGAAAAAGGAAATCAGGTTCAGCATGGAGTAGGCCGATCGTATGAGCTTGCTCACCCCCGGCTCTTCCAGTCCGGCATCGGCCAGGAAGGCTTTGCGGTCTTCCTCGTCCTCCAGTTCGGCAATCTCCGATTCCAGACGGGCCGCCAGCACCAGGATCTCGGCCTTTTCGCCGGCCAGGTATTCCTTTACCTGATCCACATAGGCGTTGCCTGCGATGGCCGCCTCATCTTCCACGTTGCACACATACATAAGCGGCTTGCTGGTCAGCAGAAAGAGGTCTTCAATATATTTACGGTCCGTTTCGCTCACTTCCAGGGTACGGGCATTCTGAAAATCTTCCAGGTGGTCCTTATATCTTGCCAGCACTTCGAGCCCTCTTTGGGCATCCTTATCCCCTGTTTTGGCAATCCTGGCCAGCCGTTCCATCTTTTTTTCCACCGACTCGAGGTCCTTGACCTGCAGTTCCAGGTTGATGGTCTCCATGTCGCGGACCGGGTTCACCGATCCGTCGATATGGGGCAGCTGTTCGTCATCAAAACACCGGATCACCTGAATCAGGGCATCGGTATTCCGGATATCGGAGAGAAACTTGTTGCCCACACCTTCTCCCTGGTTGGCCCCCCTGGCGAGTCCGGGGATATCCACAATTTCGACAGAGGCCGGGATGATCTTTTCAGTGGGCTGGAAATTCTCCAGCTTATAGAGCCTGGGTTCTGGCACATTCACCATTCCAACATTGGACTTACTGGAGGTAAAGGCAAAGCTGGAAGTTTCCACCCTGGTATTGGACATACAGTTGAAGAGTGTGGATTTGCCCACGTTGGCTACCCCGATAATCCCGCATTTTAGTGCCATCTGTGTTAAATTTGGCTCAAAATTAGCAAAAAAGAACCACCACCCGGTGACCTGTTTTAAATATTAATGGGTAATTTTGGGCTTCGTTCTAAAACAGCAAATTCATGAACCTTCAGATTCACAGCCTCGCTTCAGACAACATTCGTATCCTTGCCGCTGCCATGGTGGAAAAGGCCAGATCGGGACACCCGGGTGGAGCCATGGGCGGTGCCGATTTTGCAGAGATGCTTTATTCCAGGTTTCTCCGCTTTGATCCGGACGATGGAGCCTGGCCGCTGAGAGACCGTTTTTTTCTGGATCCCGGGCATATGTCGCCCATGCTCTACGGAATACTGGCGCTCACCGGGCATTATTCCCCGGAGGAGCTTCGCTCTTTCCGGCAGTGGGGAAGTCCCACCCCCGGACACCCCGAAGTGGATGTGAAGCGTGGGGTGGAGAATACCTCCGGACCGCTTGGACAGGGCCATACCATGGCTGTGGGAGCGGCCATTGCGGAGCGCTTCCTGGCTGCCCGCTTCGGGGAGTGGCTTTCCCACAAGACCTATACTTTTATTTCCGACGGGGGCGTTCAGGAAGAGATTTCACAGGGAGCCGGCCGTATAGCGGGTTTCCTGGGCCTGTCGAACCTGATCATGTTTTATGACTCCAACGATATCCAGCTCTCCACCCGGACCGAAGAGGTTTCGGCCGAAGATACTGCCGCCAAGTACAGGGCCTGGAACTGGAGCGTTTGCCTGATCGACGGCAACGATCCTTTCCAAATCTTCCAGGCACTGGAGTCGGCACTGTCCGAAAAGGAGCGTCCCAGCCTGATCATAGGAAAAACCATTATGGGCAAAGGGGCCCTGGATGAGAACGGAAACAGCTTCGAAGGAAAGACCTCCATGCACGGGATGCCATTGTCGGAAGCCGGGGCCTCTTTTGAGAAGACCATCGCCAACCTGGGAGGGGATCCGGAGAATCCTTTCGTGATTTTCGGGGAGGTCCGGGAGGCCTACCATGCGATCCTGGAAGAGAAACGGAAGGAAGCGGCCAAAAAAAGGGCGGAACAGGCGGCCTGGGAAAAAGCCAACCCGGCACTGGCTGAGAAGTACAGGAGCTTCCTGGAGGGAAAGCTCCCGGAGATTGACTTCGCGGCCATCGGGCAGAAGGCCGGGGCACCTACCCGTGGAGCCTCCGGAGCGGTGCTGGCCAGCCTGGCCGGAAAGATCGGGAATATGATCGTGGCTTCGGCCGATCTTTCGAACAGTGACAAAACAGATGGGTATCTGAAAAACACCAGCGCTTTTAAACGTGGCGATTTCAGCGGCTCCTTCCTCCAGGCAGGAGTCAGTGAGCTGACCATGGCCGCCATGGCCAACGGAATGGCCCTGCATGGCGGAGTGATCCCGGTGATCGGGACCTTCTTTGTGTTCAGCGATTATATGAAGCCCGCGGTCCGGATGGCTGCCCTGATGCAGCTGCCTGTAAAATATGTGTGGACCCACGATGCCTTCCGGGTCGGAGAAGATGGTCCCACCCATCAGCCCGTGGAGCAGGAGGCACAGATCCGCCTGCTGGAACATTTGAGAAATCACCATGGCAGGCGCTCCATGCTGGTCCTGCGTCCGGCCGATGCCCTGGAGACCTCGGTAGCCTGGAAAATGGCGCTGGAAAACGAGGCTTCCCCCACGGCACTGATCCTCTCCAGGCAGGGAGTAAAGGATATTCCGGCCCTGCCCGGCTCTGACAGGTACACCGATGCGCTGCAGGCGGAGAAGGGAGCTTATGTGGTGCTGGACTGTAAGGGGACTCCCGATGTGGTGATGGTGGCCTCTGGTTCGGAGGTATCCACCCTTCTGGCGGGAGCAGAACTGCTGATAAAGGATAAAGGACTGAATATAAAAGTGTTATCCCTTATTTCTGAGGGACTCTTCCGCGACCAGCCAGAGGAGTACCAGGAAGAAGTGATTCCCTCAGGAGTTCCGGTGTTTGGACTTACGGCCGGCCTGCCTGTGACCCTTCAGGGACTGGTGGGAGAACATGGAATCGTGTTCGGACTGGAAAGTTTCGGTTATTCCGCACCCTACCAGGTGCTGGACGAAAAGCTGGGCTTTACCGGTGAGAATGTTTGTAAACAGGTGAGTGCCCTGCTGGGGGTGTAAGATGTGGGGGTGTAAGATGCTTGCATTCGAAAAAGACAGGATTATGGAAAGAAGCCGTTTACCCTGGGCAGGAATTTTAGTGCTGATGGCAGTAGGGTCGGTATCGCTGCAGGGACAGAAGATCCCGCCGCAAAAACCCAGGCTGATCGTGGGGATCACGGTTTCGGGAATGCAGTACGACTACCTGTCGGTTTACTGGGACAAGTTTTCGGAGGGCGGATTCAAAAAAATGGCCACCACCGGAGCCAACTGCAAGAATGCCCGGTACAACTATCTGATTACCGATCCGGCAGTGGGTTTTGCGTCCATTGCAACGGGCACCCGGCCCAGCGAACATGGGATTGTATCGGATTACTGGTACCACCGCCTCTCCAATGAGGTCGTCCACAGCATCGGGGACAGCGAACAGACGACCCTGGGAGGATCCTACGGGACCGGAACCTACTCCCCCCGGGCCCTGCACAGCCGCACGCTGTCGGACCAGATCAGGGTGCAGAGCCGTTTCAAATCGCGTTCCATCGGAGTTTCCATGGACCCCGGGGCAGCGGTGCTGATGGCCGGACATGCCGCTTCGGGGGCCTACTGGCTCGATCCCGTGCGTGCCAACTGGGTCACCAGCAGTTATTACATGGACTCTCTTCCCGCCTGGGTGAATGAATTTAATGCCAGGAACTTCCGGGATCTCTATCTGGAACGGACCTGGGAGACCCTTCGTCCCATCGCCGATTACGAAGAAAGCATGCTGGATAATAATCCTTATGAAACAGGGATCCACGGGCAGATTACCTTTCCCTATGATCTGGCCCGGATCAGCTCCGACGGTAAGGGCGGAAAGGACTACAGCATACTGATGAACACCCCCTGGGGGAACACCTATACCAAGGACATGGCCATCGCGGCCATCGTTCACGAAGAGCTTGGTCGGCACGAATACACCGATTTGATCCACATCGGATTTTCGGCTACCAAATACCTGGCCAATCACTACTCCACCTGGTCGGTGGAGACACAGGATATGTACCTGAGGCTGGATGCAGACCTGGCTCATCTGCTTCAATTTCTGGACGAGCAGCTTGGCCTGGAAAATGTCCTGATCTACCTGACCGCTGAAAATGCCCTGGCGGTGGACCCGGACTATCTGGCCGAAAGCCGCATCCCCTCTGGTTTTTTTAACTACCGGACCAGCATCTCGCTTCTGAAATCTTATCTGAATGCCATTTATGGAAGAGGCGACTGGGTCACCTTTTATTATGCCCAGCAGATTTATCTGAATCACCAGCTGATCGAGGACTCCAACCTTTCCCTGGAGGATGTTCAGGATAAGGTGGCCCGGTTTATGGTGCAGATTAACGGGGTCTCCAATGCCCTTCAGGCTTATGTATTGCAGC from the Bacteroidales bacterium genome contains:
- a CDS encoding transketolase; translation: MNLQIHSLASDNIRILAAAMVEKARSGHPGGAMGGADFAEMLYSRFLRFDPDDGAWPLRDRFFLDPGHMSPMLYGILALTGHYSPEELRSFRQWGSPTPGHPEVDVKRGVENTSGPLGQGHTMAVGAAIAERFLAARFGEWLSHKTYTFISDGGVQEEISQGAGRIAGFLGLSNLIMFYDSNDIQLSTRTEEVSAEDTAAKYRAWNWSVCLIDGNDPFQIFQALESALSEKERPSLIIGKTIMGKGALDENGNSFEGKTSMHGMPLSEAGASFEKTIANLGGDPENPFVIFGEVREAYHAILEEKRKEAAKKRAEQAAWEKANPALAEKYRSFLEGKLPEIDFAAIGQKAGAPTRGASGAVLASLAGKIGNMIVASADLSNSDKTDGYLKNTSAFKRGDFSGSFLQAGVSELTMAAMANGMALHGGVIPVIGTFFVFSDYMKPAVRMAALMQLPVKYVWTHDAFRVGEDGPTHQPVEQEAQIRLLEHLRNHHGRRSMLVLRPADALETSVAWKMALENEASPTALILSRQGVKDIPALPGSDRYTDALQAEKGAYVVLDCKGTPDVVMVASGSEVSTLLAGAELLIKDKGLNIKVLSLISEGLFRDQPEEYQEEVIPSGVPVFGLTAGLPVTLQGLVGEHGIVFGLESFGYSAPYQVLDEKLGFTGENVCKQVSALLGV
- a CDS encoding alkaline phosphatase family protein, translating into MERSRLPWAGILVLMAVGSVSLQGQKIPPQKPRLIVGITVSGMQYDYLSVYWDKFSEGGFKKMATTGANCKNARYNYLITDPAVGFASIATGTRPSEHGIVSDYWYHRLSNEVVHSIGDSEQTTLGGSYGTGTYSPRALHSRTLSDQIRVQSRFKSRSIGVSMDPGAAVLMAGHAASGAYWLDPVRANWVTSSYYMDSLPAWVNEFNARNFRDLYLERTWETLRPIADYEESMLDNNPYETGIHGQITFPYDLARISSDGKGGKDYSILMNTPWGNTYTKDMAIAAIVHEELGRHEYTDLIHIGFSATKYLANHYSTWSVETQDMYLRLDADLAHLLQFLDEQLGLENVLIYLTAENALAVDPDYLAESRIPSGFFNYRTSISLLKSYLNAIYGRGDWVTFYYAQQIYLNHQLIEDSNLSLEDVQDKVARFMVQINGVSNALQAYVLQQNYFTDGVLNRIQNSYYQKRSGDVILYLTPGWVEHSNLGDGVYQEFRYAPHVPLIFYGWKINRVSIPSRVSPTDIAPSIASFMEISMPDNVTGEVIRELVK
- a CDS encoding LytTR family DNA-binding domain-containing protein, coding for MKKEIGILIVDDEDQARNLLSAMIGEMKGFRVAGSASGVDGAIKILAVQAIDVILLDIQMPGKNGFMLVEFLREARITPAIVFVTAFENYALKAIKSMAFDYLLKPVRKEELSETLLRFQDEKVNWELTDYIESLYKTLETKRKLVFSDHKGIFMLSPGKIVYFEAEGNYTYAMVDSGESFCISKNIGAIEESLPRNFIRISRKHIINLQFLTRVNNKNHLCILEGDDPVKLTFSRSRRTALEARLLDV
- a CDS encoding M14 family zinc carboxypeptidase; translated protein: MGRRSMMGRRSMMGRRMVRNASLKLLLFVLPVLLAVAPGHAQWTKSVRFDDSDMALDLTEARTFLKYPTYDQYLEMMQGFASSYPEICRLDTFGRSQEGRLLLALKISDRVGEDEAEANFLYSSTMHGNEVAGFVLLLRLAGTLLSGYGTDSEISTLVDGLQIWINPLANPDGSFSKDNNLSLRNSVRNARDGTDLNRDFPNPGSGEADDTTGRALENRYMMEFLREHRFTLSANLHNGAEVVNYPWDHTPVRHVDDNWYRFISREYADEAMAVDPDYMWGWPDDGITNGWDWYVALGTRQDYVNYYLGGREVTLELSDEFLLPSAELEHHWDINRRSLINYISQCLYGIRGKVSDRESGAPLKARISVEDHDTTSSVVYSSETHGDFYRLIKEGVYDLLVSSPGYFNDTLQAVTVNDYQASLLDIQLNAYETSIPEKEAPRFRIYPNPATQAIWIAADQLPPGPLELMFYSPDGRILNRNTLPWSGSPLELRLDHLEPGIYLLHLHTGSYWQTERLLVLKR
- the ychF gene encoding redox-regulated ATPase YchF: MALKCGIIGVANVGKSTLFNCMSNTRVETSSFAFTSSKSNVGMVNVPEPRLYKLENFQPTEKIIPASVEIVDIPGLARGANQGEGVGNKFLSDIRNTDALIQVIRCFDDEQLPHIDGSVNPVRDMETINLELQVKDLESVEKKMERLARIAKTGDKDAQRGLEVLARYKDHLEDFQNARTLEVSETDRKYIEDLFLLTSKPLMYVCNVEDEAAIAGNAYVDQVKEYLAGEKAEILVLAARLESEIAELEDEEDRKAFLADAGLEEPGVSKLIRSAYSMLNLISFFTVGPKEIRAWTIRKGALAPEAAGAIHSDLQRGFIRAEVMKYEDFITLGSEQACKDKGKLSVEGKNYVVEEADILHIRFNV